In a genomic window of Verrucomicrobiota bacterium:
- a CDS encoding rhomboid family intramembrane serine protease — protein MQNDFSQSESEDSLKIAADRSIIALFPTIRKAHEAGLAVLAAGSAYWVYPYAGQFALVVAEKEARRLSYEVRIFGLKNRFWPAVSPSLSEKQISVIPSYLFLMMLVVVFFFQGSIAKLDDLGMNSSSGFWENREWWRIVTAVTLHADVGHLMGNLFGMGLFGYLTARYLGNGLGWLSILTTAVSANLTNNILHLDSTFYSLGASTAVFGALGLVTGFPIGSFFRTGEKITKRQWIIPLAGGVMLLAWLGSGDARTDVAAHLWSFIFGLMLASGISKLNWQAVVTKTGQLNLLITTWIIIIGCWIFALTG, from the coding sequence ATGCAAAACGACTTTTCTCAGTCCGAAAGTGAGGATTCTCTAAAGATTGCTGCCGACAGATCTATTATCGCTTTGTTTCCAACTATCCGAAAAGCTCACGAAGCCGGGTTGGCAGTATTGGCAGCAGGAAGCGCTTATTGGGTGTATCCCTACGCAGGTCAATTTGCACTAGTGGTCGCCGAGAAGGAAGCTCGAAGACTCTCCTACGAGGTACGTATTTTTGGATTAAAGAATCGGTTTTGGCCAGCTGTCTCCCCTAGCCTGTCGGAAAAACAAATCAGCGTCATCCCTTCCTACCTTTTTTTAATGATGCTGGTGGTGGTATTCTTCTTCCAGGGATCTATAGCGAAGCTAGATGATCTGGGAATGAACAGCAGCTCCGGTTTCTGGGAAAACCGTGAATGGTGGAGAATTGTAACAGCCGTAACTCTACATGCGGACGTAGGTCACCTGATGGGCAACCTATTTGGAATGGGTTTGTTCGGTTACCTTACAGCCAGATATCTTGGCAATGGCTTGGGGTGGCTCAGCATACTGACAACCGCGGTTTCGGCTAATCTAACAAATAACATCCTGCACTTGGATTCTACATTCTATTCATTGGGAGCTTCAACCGCAGTGTTCGGTGCACTTGGCCTTGTCACGGGATTTCCAATAGGAAGCTTTTTTAGAACCGGAGAAAAAATTACAAAGCGTCAATGGATAATCCCTTTAGCAGGAGGCGTCATGTTATTGGCTTGGCTCGGAAGCGGAGACGCTCGAACAGACGTCGCCGCACATTTGTGGAGTTTTATATTCGGTCTTATGCTTGCCAGCGGAATCTCAAAACTCAATTGGCAAGCAGTCGTAACTAAAACGGGTCAACTTAATCTCTTAATCACTACTTGGATTATCATCATTGGATGCTGGATTTTTGCATTAACCGGCTAA
- a CDS encoding YjjG family noncanonical pyrimidine nucleotidase, with protein MPRPRYKFILFDLDDTLLDFKASETHALKTCWETFFKDAISLEVYTSTFHFINKGVWREVESGKLKPSHVSYERARRTLKHVGLPVRNADELGALFAFCLGQVAQWLPNAEDSFRNIASRFDVGLITNGLTVVQYPRVDSMGIRPVIKAFQISEEAGTMKPKAKLFERALAEAGHSNEDTLMVGDSVSSDFQGALNAKMDFCWVKQNAHPLPLGFPKPRFHVSSLNELDSILA; from the coding sequence ATGCCCCGTCCTCGCTATAAGTTCATCCTTTTTGATTTGGATGACACGCTTTTGGATTTCAAAGCTTCTGAAACGCATGCTCTGAAAACCTGTTGGGAAACGTTTTTCAAAGATGCGATTTCCTTGGAGGTATACACCAGCACCTTTCACTTTATAAACAAAGGCGTTTGGCGCGAAGTGGAGTCCGGAAAACTAAAACCGTCTCATGTAAGTTATGAGCGCGCCCGTCGTACCTTGAAGCATGTAGGCTTGCCTGTTAGAAATGCTGATGAACTAGGAGCTCTATTTGCTTTTTGTCTCGGCCAGGTTGCCCAGTGGCTTCCAAATGCGGAGGATAGTTTTCGTAACATCGCTTCACGATTCGATGTTGGGCTCATTACGAATGGTCTTACTGTAGTGCAATACCCTCGGGTCGATTCTATGGGAATTCGACCCGTGATAAAGGCATTCCAGATATCCGAAGAAGCGGGAACAATGAAACCCAAAGCGAAGTTGTTTGAGCGAGCATTAGCGGAAGCGGGTCATTCCAATGAAGATACTTTGATGGTTGGAGACTCTGTGTCCTCGGATTTTCAGGGAGCCCTCAACGCGAAAATGGATTTTTGCTGGGTAAAGCAGAATGCGCATCCATTGCCGTTAGGGTTTCCGAAACCAAGATTTCACGTTTCGAGTTTAAATGAACTCGATTCAATTTTGGCTTAG
- a CDS encoding cyclic nucleotide-binding domain-containing protein produces MPVFKGINVSVLNSLLDAGTDRIVLGGNYIFKQDECGSSLIFFYKGLAVESKRSDGTDCLLGYYSGPSILGESSFLESCHRSTSLYANEDCWITEIDNRELEKLAATSPSQFEILYSNLGTELGKKVSNINSRMNHVSRNPFYRDYGVSWYRY; encoded by the coding sequence ATGCCCGTATTTAAAGGCATTAATGTCAGCGTATTGAATTCGCTATTAGATGCTGGAACCGATCGAATTGTCTTGGGTGGAAATTATATTTTCAAGCAGGACGAATGTGGGTCGAGCTTGATTTTCTTTTATAAAGGATTGGCTGTGGAATCGAAACGTTCTGATGGTACAGATTGTTTGCTCGGCTATTATTCCGGTCCTTCTATTTTGGGCGAGTCAAGTTTCTTGGAATCTTGCCATCGATCTACGTCCCTTTATGCCAATGAAGACTGTTGGATAACTGAAATTGATAATCGGGAGTTGGAAAAATTAGCCGCAACATCGCCATCTCAATTCGAGATCTTATATTCAAATCTGGGAACGGAGCTCGGGAAAAAAGTATCCAATATTAATTCTAGAATGAATCACGTTAGTCGGAATCCGTTTTATCGGGACTATGGTGTTTCCTGGTATCGATATTAG
- a CDS encoding VOC family protein: MIKFLHTRIRVSNLDKTISWYCDNLGFVCTKRTDKSPAGNQLAFLELEGNEHFLELCYSPDYEVKVPEDLMHTCIGVDDIISFCDELEKKGQDVWPENWREIFPEGKKMAFLTDPDGYEVEILET; encoded by the coding sequence ATGATTAAATTCCTTCACACCCGAATTCGTGTCAGCAATCTAGATAAGACCATTAGCTGGTACTGTGATAACCTCGGCTTTGTCTGCACCAAGCGTACCGACAAGTCTCCTGCGGGCAACCAGCTCGCTTTCCTTGAATTGGAAGGGAATGAGCACTTTTTGGAATTATGTTATTCGCCTGATTATGAGGTGAAGGTTCCTGAAGATTTGATGCATACCTGTATCGGCGTGGATGACATCATTAGTTTTTGCGATGAACTTGAAAAGAAAGGTCAGGATGTGTGGCCGGAAAACTGGAGGGAAATTTTTCCTGAAGGTAAGAAGATGGCCTTCCTGACGGATCCTGACGGTTACGAGGTTGAGATTCTCGAAACCTAA
- the sucC gene encoding ADP-forming succinate--CoA ligase subunit beta codes for MNIHEYQAKELFATYGVPVSPGVAVQTEDAFDDALNQFPEDGMIVVKSQIHAGGRGKGTFTDGYQGGVKLTRSRAEAKEVASKMLGNTLVTHQTGPAGRKVQTIFFTGAESIAHEYYLAILMDRETSKPVIIASTEGGVDIEEVAENRPEKITKVFVDPTLGIQPFQMRQVAFGLGFTGQAFKDMVKTLNGLYQFFWEKDASMVEVNPLILTEEGGVIALDAKVGFDDNALFRHPDIVALRDLNEEDDKEIEASKFSLSYIALDGNIACLVNGAGLAMATMDIIKHFGGDPANFLDVGGGATAEQVTAAFKIILSDPNVKGILVNIFGGIMKCDIIAQGIIEAAKNVDITVPLVVRLEGTNVELGKKLLDESGLDLTAADSLTDAAEKIVNLVKEA; via the coding sequence ATGAATATTCACGAATACCAGGCAAAGGAGTTATTTGCCACTTATGGAGTACCCGTCTCACCAGGCGTGGCTGTCCAAACTGAAGACGCGTTTGACGATGCATTAAATCAGTTCCCTGAAGACGGCATGATAGTCGTCAAATCTCAAATCCATGCAGGGGGACGTGGTAAAGGAACTTTCACAGACGGATATCAAGGCGGAGTCAAGTTAACCCGTTCACGCGCTGAGGCCAAAGAAGTCGCCTCAAAAATGCTGGGCAACACCTTGGTCACTCACCAGACAGGGCCAGCTGGACGAAAAGTTCAGACCATATTTTTTACAGGCGCGGAGTCGATAGCCCATGAGTATTACCTGGCGATTTTAATGGATCGCGAAACCTCCAAACCAGTCATCATCGCTTCCACTGAAGGGGGTGTTGACATTGAAGAGGTCGCCGAAAACAGACCGGAGAAAATAACAAAGGTGTTTGTTGACCCAACACTGGGTATTCAGCCGTTCCAAATGCGCCAGGTTGCATTTGGCTTAGGATTTACCGGCCAAGCGTTCAAAGATATGGTCAAGACGCTGAACGGTCTCTACCAGTTTTTCTGGGAAAAGGATGCTTCCATGGTCGAAGTAAATCCACTCATTCTTACAGAGGAAGGTGGAGTCATAGCACTCGATGCGAAGGTAGGCTTTGATGACAATGCGCTTTTCCGTCATCCGGACATTGTGGCACTTCGCGATTTAAACGAAGAAGATGATAAAGAAATCGAAGCATCGAAATTTAGCCTCAGTTATATTGCTCTCGATGGAAATATTGCCTGCCTGGTTAATGGAGCCGGTTTAGCCATGGCTACCATGGATATCATCAAACACTTTGGAGGTGATCCGGCTAATTTCCTCGATGTGGGAGGAGGAGCTACCGCTGAGCAAGTAACAGCAGCGTTCAAGATCATTCTAAGCGATCCCAATGTAAAAGGAATTTTGGTCAATATTTTTGGAGGTATCATGAAGTGCGATATTATTGCACAGGGAATTATTGAAGCTGCCAAGAATGTGGATATCACTGTTCCTTTAGTAGTTCGCCTCGAAGGCACCAATGTTGAGCTAGGTAAAAAGCTGCTCGACGAAAGTGGCCTGGACCTTACAGCCGCAGACTCCCTCACTGATGCAGCGGAGAAAATCGTAAATTTAGTTAAGGAAGCCTAA
- the sucD gene encoding succinate--CoA ligase subunit alpha has product MSVLVDKNTRLLIQGITGKFGGFHAKLSLEYGTTVAAGVTPGKGGMIWENQVPIFNTVKEAVENEGINATAIFVPPPFAADSILEAIDAEIPLIVAITEGVPVRDMAEVKAALKNSNCRLIGPNCPGIITPDQCRIGIMPGYIHKPGRVGVISRSGTLTYEAVWQLTVRGHGQSTCIGIGGDPINGTSHTDALKLFNDDPDTDAIIMIGEIGGSAEEEAASYIKEHVKKPVAAFIAGTTAPPGRRMGHAGAIVSGNSGSAEGKIAALKAAGIEVAETPSEMADALLRIYHP; this is encoded by the coding sequence ATGAGTGTTCTAGTCGACAAAAACACACGCCTTCTTATCCAAGGAATAACCGGAAAGTTCGGTGGTTTTCATGCCAAACTTTCTCTCGAATACGGAACCACAGTCGCCGCAGGTGTTACTCCTGGCAAAGGAGGTATGATCTGGGAAAATCAGGTACCGATATTTAACACGGTTAAAGAGGCGGTTGAAAATGAGGGCATCAATGCCACTGCGATTTTCGTGCCACCACCCTTTGCTGCAGATTCCATTCTTGAGGCGATTGATGCAGAGATTCCACTCATCGTCGCTATTACCGAAGGAGTTCCCGTCCGTGATATGGCCGAAGTAAAAGCTGCTCTTAAAAACAGCAATTGCCGCCTGATAGGTCCCAATTGCCCCGGCATCATTACCCCGGATCAGTGCCGTATTGGCATCATGCCAGGTTATATCCACAAACCCGGTCGAGTCGGAGTTATCTCACGCTCGGGAACATTGACCTATGAAGCCGTATGGCAACTCACCGTTCGTGGTCATGGTCAATCTACCTGCATCGGCATTGGGGGCGACCCAATCAACGGAACAAGTCACACCGACGCTTTGAAACTGTTCAATGACGACCCTGATACAGACGCGATCATCATGATTGGCGAGATCGGTGGATCGGCCGAAGAAGAAGCTGCCTCGTACATAAAAGAGCATGTTAAAAAACCGGTTGCCGCATTTATTGCGGGAACAACAGCTCCTCCCGGACGCCGCATGGGTCACGCGGGTGCTATAGTCTCAGGAAACAGTGGAAGCGCCGAAGGTAAAATCGCAGCCTTGAAAGCCGCAGGAATCGAAGTGGCTGAAACACCTTCAGAAATGGCGGACGCACTACTGCGTATTTACCATCCATAA
- a CDS encoding YceI family protein: MKVLFLFILVTPGIVSLSAETLSFDFADPKGVNTINFNMDAPLESINGNGKGVSGRVQFDPRAPGKTTGTIELDTNSLHVANPTMNGHMLGNQWMDVKNHPDIQFKVASLQNVETTGNITSAEIVGELTVKGVTRQITANATLTYLKGKLKARMGPRGPDGDLLVIRTKFSIFRSDFGIGTEDITEKVAEEIEISLSLAGQSLY, translated from the coding sequence ATGAAGGTACTTTTTCTTTTTATATTAGTTACTCCAGGAATAGTTAGCTTATCCGCAGAAACCCTATCCTTTGATTTCGCCGATCCAAAGGGGGTCAACACGATCAACTTTAATATGGATGCTCCGCTCGAATCCATAAACGGCAACGGCAAGGGCGTGTCAGGCCGCGTGCAATTCGATCCACGCGCCCCCGGTAAAACAACTGGCACCATTGAGCTTGATACAAATTCGCTACACGTGGCAAACCCAACCATGAATGGCCACATGCTGGGAAATCAATGGATGGATGTAAAAAATCATCCAGACATCCAATTTAAAGTAGCGAGCCTACAAAATGTAGAAACAACAGGAAATATTACGTCTGCAGAAATTGTCGGTGAGCTTACAGTCAAAGGAGTCACCAGACAAATCACTGCCAATGCAACCCTGACCTATTTAAAAGGTAAATTGAAAGCACGCATGGGTCCCCGAGGCCCGGATGGGGATCTACTTGTTATTCGCACCAAGTTTTCAATTTTCCGCTCAGATTTTGGAATAGGCACAGAAGATATTACAGAGAAAGTCGCTGAAGAAATTGAAATATCACTTAGCCTCGCAGGTCAGTCGTTATATTGA